The Virgibacillus sp. MSP4-1 genome has a segment encoding these proteins:
- a CDS encoding ABC transporter ATP-binding protein, which yields MFSVFKKLSWYFKEQWLRYTVAIIALMMVNLLELLPPKIIGLAIDEIQYQTLTNGRLAELVLWLMGVILMSYLLSFFWDYTLFGRSILLERRLRSNLMGHFLRMTPRFFGHYRTGDLMARSTNDLKAIMMTAGYGILTLVDSTVFMSFIIVMMFFTISAKLTLAALIPLPIMAYIIHKYGRQIHTRFRKAQQSFSDLNNYTLESVKGVRVTRAFVQEREDEKRFADMTEDVYQKNADVAKVDAFFEPTINVLVGLSYTIGIGYGAVMVFDQQISFGDLVSFNVYLGMLIWPMIAVGDLINVMQRGNASIDRVENILDQKPDVHDPPKPKVIDIPERIEFKDVSFQYPDTESQQIRNMNLTIKRGQTIGIVGKTGSGKTTLMKQLLRQYEPPEGQVLINGIDIQDFSLDQTRAWIGYVPQDHMLFSKTIRENLLFGSEPKTDEEIYQMLKQVDLKEDLNQFPQGLDTLVGESGVTLSGGQKQRVSLARALLMDPEILILDDTLSAVDGKTEATIISHLKDERKGKTTIISAHRLSAVKHAEEIIVMEQGRIIERGTHEDLIKQNGWYKTQYEIQQMGEV from the coding sequence ATGTTTAGTGTATTTAAGAAATTATCCTGGTATTTTAAAGAACAGTGGCTCCGGTACACAGTTGCTATTATAGCCCTAATGATGGTGAATCTGCTTGAATTATTGCCGCCTAAAATTATTGGGCTTGCCATTGATGAAATTCAGTATCAGACCTTAACTAATGGACGCTTAGCTGAATTAGTTCTATGGTTAATGGGAGTCATCCTAATGAGTTATTTGCTATCATTTTTTTGGGATTATACGTTGTTCGGCCGTTCCATATTGCTGGAAAGAAGGCTTCGGTCCAATTTAATGGGTCATTTTTTGAGAATGACCCCACGATTTTTTGGTCATTATCGCACCGGAGATCTCATGGCCAGGTCAACCAACGATTTGAAGGCGATTATGATGACCGCCGGCTATGGAATTTTAACGCTGGTCGACTCAACCGTTTTTATGAGTTTTATTATTGTGATGATGTTTTTTACTATCAGTGCCAAGCTAACCTTGGCTGCGCTGATTCCTTTGCCGATTATGGCGTACATCATCCATAAATATGGAAGGCAGATTCATACCCGATTCAGAAAAGCTCAGCAATCCTTCAGTGATTTGAATAACTATACGCTGGAATCTGTAAAAGGGGTTCGTGTAACAAGGGCCTTTGTGCAGGAACGGGAGGACGAAAAGCGTTTTGCCGACATGACGGAGGATGTTTATCAGAAAAATGCGGATGTAGCTAAAGTGGACGCCTTTTTTGAACCGACCATTAATGTTCTTGTAGGTCTGTCCTACACGATCGGAATTGGTTATGGAGCTGTTATGGTGTTTGATCAGCAAATTTCTTTTGGTGATCTGGTCAGTTTTAACGTGTATTTAGGAATGCTGATTTGGCCTATGATTGCAGTGGGTGATTTGATTAATGTTATGCAGAGGGGAAATGCTTCCATTGATCGTGTGGAAAATATCCTGGATCAGAAGCCGGATGTCCATGATCCTCCCAAGCCAAAGGTTATCGATATACCTGAAAGAATTGAATTCAAAGATGTTTCCTTTCAATATCCGGATACAGAGAGTCAACAAATCCGTAATATGAACCTGACAATCAAGCGCGGACAGACCATTGGTATTGTTGGAAAAACAGGCTCTGGAAAAACAACATTAATGAAACAGCTTCTCCGTCAATATGAGCCGCCAGAGGGACAAGTGCTGATTAATGGAATTGACATACAGGACTTCAGCCTGGACCAGACAAGGGCATGGATAGGCTACGTGCCACAGGATCACATGTTATTTTCAAAAACGATCAGGGAGAACCTGTTGTTTGGCAGTGAGCCAAAAACAGATGAGGAAATTTATCAAATGCTCAAGCAGGTAGACTTGAAGGAAGACTTAAACCAATTCCCTCAGGGGCTTGATACCCTTGTAGGGGAAAGCGGGGTCACATTATCAGGTGGCCAAAAGCAGCGGGTCTCCTTAGCACGTGCCTTACTAATGGACCCTGAAATCTTAATTCTGGATGACACACTATCTGCTGTTGATGGGAAAACAGAGGCTACGATTATTTCCCATTTAAAAGACGAACGTAAGGGGAAAACAACCATCATATCAGCTCACCGCTTATCTGCTGTTAAGCATGCTGAAGAGATTATTGTGATGGAACAGGGAAGAATTATAGAACGAGGAACCCATGAGGATCTTATTAAGCAAAACGGCTGGTATAAAACTCAATATGAGATTCAGCAGATGGGGGAGGTGTAA
- the sigI gene encoding RNA polymerase sigma factor SigI, which translates to MIERVFNRKRNISLEDQVLSAQKGDEQTRNDLLKKYQPFIAKTVSQVCKKYIDPKSDDEFSIGLIAFDQAIQTYSTDKGNSFLSFAKVVVKRKVIDYLRSEQRKQTDLSIDQDYEDEEQMENQLEVQVARNEYIQQSEAWQRREEILEFQNQLREYKISFDELTSHSPKHADARQSAIEVAKIIFSEEPLRNYVIEKKRLPMKDLVDYVEVSRKTLERNRKYILAMFIILSGDYIYLKDYLKGVDL; encoded by the coding sequence TTGATCGAACGCGTATTCAACAGGAAAAGAAACATCTCCTTGGAAGACCAGGTACTATCTGCTCAAAAAGGAGATGAACAAACACGAAATGACCTTCTTAAAAAGTATCAACCTTTTATCGCCAAGACGGTTTCCCAGGTTTGTAAAAAATATATCGACCCTAAGTCAGACGATGAGTTCAGCATCGGTCTGATTGCCTTTGATCAGGCCATACAGACCTATTCCACTGACAAAGGAAATTCCTTTCTATCTTTTGCCAAGGTTGTTGTGAAACGAAAGGTGATTGACTATTTACGCAGTGAACAACGAAAGCAGACGGATCTGTCTATTGATCAGGACTACGAAGATGAAGAGCAGATGGAAAATCAACTGGAAGTCCAGGTTGCCAGGAATGAATATATTCAGCAATCAGAAGCATGGCAGAGGCGTGAAGAAATATTGGAATTCCAGAATCAGTTAAGGGAGTATAAGATCTCGTTTGATGAATTAACCAGCCACTCACCCAAACATGCAGATGCCCGACAGTCAGCAATTGAAGTTGCTAAGATTATTTTTTCTGAAGAACCTTTAAGGAACTATGTTATTGAAAAGAAACGGTTACCGATGAAGGATCTGGTCGATTATGTTGAAGTAAGTCGAAAAACCCTTGAGCGAAACCGGAAGTATATTCTGGCTATGTTTATCATCCTGTCCGGTGATTACATTTACTTAAAAGATTATTTAAAGGGGGTGGATCTATGA
- a CDS encoding HesB/YadR/YfhF family protein has protein sequence MTLKITKEAANWYIDEMDLEQGDYLQYFVKLYGGIPTIFPSYFLGVAEGIDGEIAIQEDVEGIHFFINNQDKWLLDNHDLTIKLDDEEPEFIFEEQ, from the coding sequence ATGACATTGAAGATAACGAAAGAAGCTGCTAATTGGTACATAGATGAAATGGATTTGGAACAAGGAGACTACCTTCAATATTTTGTTAAGCTTTATGGAGGAATTCCTACTATATTTCCAAGTTACTTTTTAGGTGTAGCTGAAGGCATAGACGGAGAAATCGCCATACAGGAAGATGTGGAGGGCATTCATTTTTTCATCAACAACCAGGATAAATGGTTACTGGACAATCATGATTTAACGATAAAACTGGATGATGAGGAGCCTGAATTTATATTTGAAGAACAATAA
- a CDS encoding S1C family serine protease has translation MDDEKQKPETLDEKDLYEELEPEEVYEILQEERKKTHQREKQGDKPKRPFPKWAFWIIAVFMLISALQFLPKTFSLSIIDFLQTSAKLSTMDEIDTYQESVVVVETGVSKGTGFSVSPDGYILTNHHVIDEGPHLNVGFPNAGVFEANIVKSYPEIDLALLKVDGENLPYLELAASASWKAKDHIYFIGNPLNFNGIANEGKILGRTSSSSIEGDAIMLQAPVYNGNSGSPVLTMDGQVIGIVYATTNNANYGKVGLAIPIEKFYQQKESQYIRK, from the coding sequence ATGGATGATGAGAAACAAAAGCCTGAGACATTAGATGAGAAGGATTTATACGAAGAGTTGGAACCTGAAGAGGTTTATGAGATTTTACAGGAAGAGCGAAAAAAAACCCATCAAAGGGAAAAGCAGGGAGATAAGCCAAAACGTCCATTTCCGAAATGGGCGTTTTGGATCATTGCTGTTTTCATGTTGATTAGTGCATTGCAATTTTTACCAAAGACTTTTTCTTTATCCATTATTGACTTTCTTCAGACATCTGCTAAATTATCTACAATGGATGAAATAGATACGTACCAGGAATCCGTAGTTGTTGTAGAAACCGGAGTAAGCAAAGGTACAGGATTCTCTGTTTCACCAGATGGCTACATTTTAACCAATCATCATGTTATTGATGAAGGTCCTCACTTAAATGTTGGATTTCCCAATGCAGGAGTATTTGAGGCGAATATAGTAAAATCTTATCCTGAAATCGATCTGGCCCTTTTAAAAGTGGATGGAGAAAACCTCCCTTATCTGGAGTTAGCGGCATCCGCATCATGGAAAGCCAAGGATCATATTTATTTTATAGGAAACCCTCTAAATTTTAATGGGATTGCGAATGAAGGGAAGATACTTGGACGAACGTCTTCATCCAGTATTGAAGGGGATGCCATCATGCTGCAGGCCCCTGTATACAACGGCAATAGCGGAAGTCCTGTCCTTACTATGGACGGGCAGGTGATTGGAATTGTTTATGCAACTACAAATAACGCCAATTATGGTAAAGTAGGACTGGCGATACCAATCGAAAAGTTTTATCAGCAGAAAGAATCTCAATACATTCGTAAATAA
- a CDS encoding ABC transporter ATP-binding protein, which translates to MKGSTEKRLFQYAMTSKKTITIGIICLIISVGLELTGPFIAKIVIDEHIVGISNPDMEPVIKWLSLYMGLLLFAAFFQYFKTYLLQVSANKIIQRMRNDVFGHIQELQMDYYVNRPAGKTVARVTNDTEAIKELYMKVLETFVDGFVYMAGIYVALFLLDVRLAAICLILIPLIYIWMRLFKVYAGKYNRVIRSTVSEINANINELIQGMPVIQAFRRTKTAKKEFEVLNERNYRYQIKMNTLTALTSFNLVKILRGVAFMSIIWYFGSHSMSGTAMVSAGVLYAFVDYITRLFEPVNQIVSQLPQLEHSRVAGARVFELMDVPGEKVEDKPMPPHSGDVRFRDVSFAYKDDEYVLKNIDFYVKAGQTAAFVGHTGSGKSSIMNLLFRFYDPQHGRIEIDGNDTTSYSRQQVRRSIGIVLQDPFIFTGTILSNVTLDDPSISRHRAIEALKAVGADTFIEKLPNQYDEPVRENGSEFSTGQRQLLSFARALAFDPAILILDEATANVDTETEGLIQEAMKVVQKGRTTLIIAHRLSTIQHADQIFALERGKIVEKGTHEELIQHRGKYYEMYQMQHGNQMLPSIS; encoded by the coding sequence ATGAAAGGTTCTACGGAAAAACGACTGTTTCAATATGCAATGACAAGCAAAAAGACGATTACCATTGGGATTATCTGTTTAATCATTTCGGTAGGTCTGGAGCTCACAGGACCATTTATAGCAAAAATCGTTATTGATGAACATATAGTAGGCATTTCAAATCCGGACATGGAGCCTGTCATTAAATGGCTGAGTCTGTATATGGGGCTTCTTCTTTTTGCTGCTTTTTTTCAATACTTTAAAACGTACTTATTACAGGTCTCAGCTAACAAAATTATTCAGAGAATGCGTAATGACGTGTTTGGTCATATCCAGGAATTGCAAATGGACTACTATGTGAATCGTCCAGCAGGAAAAACAGTAGCCCGAGTGACAAACGATACAGAAGCGATAAAAGAACTTTATATGAAGGTTCTTGAGACCTTTGTAGATGGCTTTGTTTATATGGCGGGAATATATGTCGCATTATTCCTGCTGGATGTCCGATTGGCTGCCATCTGCCTGATCCTCATTCCACTGATTTATATATGGATGCGTCTCTTTAAGGTTTATGCCGGAAAATATAACCGCGTAATCCGCTCGACTGTCAGTGAAATTAATGCCAATATTAATGAACTGATTCAGGGCATGCCTGTTATCCAGGCCTTTCGTCGTACAAAAACTGCGAAAAAAGAATTTGAAGTATTAAATGAGCGGAATTACCGTTATCAAATAAAAATGAATACATTGACGGCTCTGACATCATTTAACCTTGTTAAAATTTTACGGGGTGTCGCTTTTATGAGTATTATATGGTACTTCGGCAGTCACTCCATGTCAGGAACAGCAATGGTTTCTGCCGGGGTTCTATATGCATTTGTTGATTATATTACAAGGCTGTTTGAACCGGTAAATCAGATTGTCAGCCAGCTGCCGCAATTGGAGCATTCCCGTGTAGCGGGGGCAAGAGTGTTCGAATTAATGGATGTACCGGGAGAAAAAGTTGAAGATAAGCCGATGCCGCCACATTCGGGGGATGTGAGATTTCGCGATGTATCTTTCGCTTATAAAGATGATGAGTATGTATTAAAGAATATTGATTTTTATGTAAAGGCGGGTCAGACGGCTGCATTTGTCGGGCACACCGGTTCAGGGAAAAGTTCGATCATGAATTTATTGTTCCGATTCTATGACCCTCAGCATGGAAGGATTGAAATTGATGGGAACGATACAACGTCATATTCACGGCAGCAGGTCCGTCGCTCAATAGGAATTGTGCTGCAGGATCCGTTCATATTTACCGGTACAATTCTCTCTAATGTAACTTTAGATGACCCTTCCATTAGCAGGCATAGAGCAATAGAGGCTTTAAAGGCTGTAGGGGCTGATACATTTATTGAGAAACTCCCTAATCAGTATGATGAACCAGTCCGGGAGAATGGAAGTGAATTCTCAACTGGACAGAGGCAGTTGCTTTCCTTTGCGAGAGCTTTGGCATTTGATCCGGCAATTTTAATATTGGATGAAGCAACAGCAAATGTTGATACAGAAACAGAAGGCCTGATCCAGGAGGCCATGAAGGTGGTACAAAAAGGGCGAACAACGTTAATTATCGCTCACCGATTATCGACGATTCAGCATGCAGACCAAATTTTTGCACTGGAACGTGGTAAAATAGTAGAGAAGGGAACTCATGAAGAACTCATTCAGCACCGTGGGAAATATTATGAAATGTACCAGATGCAGCATGGAAATCAAATGTTACCGTCAATTTCCTAA
- a CDS encoding TIGR00341 family protein, with protein MKMQLIEAYIPKKHYEETNRALQEFPHLSYRTFKEDENMMLVRIVTESGHVEDILNYLENETNVDEGFETILLPVQTYISKQTLEDKNNEKEHEEEEDSKLVRASRQELLQTIEKNSSVTLNYTLLIILSAIVATVGFIKDSEAVVIGAMVIAPMIGPIISVAFSAILGDYPRVGRASLTFILGFAIVIGISIGFSYLFEMGTENNQYIARTEVTLSDFFLALASGAAGALSILNRLSGNLVGVMVAVALLPPTIAIGISIGQALWMDTLGSLLLVTVNTTCILLSAITIFSISGIRPVRWREVQKANVSRTFSFVFVGTIVGILVLVILVGQGIKFE; from the coding sequence ATGAAAATGCAGCTGATTGAAGCTTATATTCCTAAAAAGCATTATGAAGAGACTAATCGGGCTTTGCAGGAGTTTCCCCATCTTTCTTACAGGACATTTAAAGAGGATGAGAACATGATGCTCGTTCGTATCGTCACGGAAAGCGGCCATGTTGAAGATATTTTAAACTATCTGGAAAATGAAACAAATGTGGACGAAGGCTTTGAAACGATATTACTACCGGTCCAAACCTATATCTCGAAGCAGACGTTAGAAGATAAGAATAACGAAAAAGAACATGAGGAAGAGGAAGATTCAAAGCTGGTCAGAGCAAGTCGTCAGGAATTGCTTCAAACGATTGAAAAGAATAGTTCAGTTACTCTGAACTATACCTTGCTCATTATTCTATCGGCGATTGTGGCCACAGTGGGATTTATAAAAGATAGTGAAGCTGTTGTGATTGGAGCAATGGTCATTGCGCCGATGATTGGACCGATAATTTCAGTAGCCTTTTCTGCTATACTTGGGGATTATCCAAGAGTCGGCCGCGCATCTTTGACCTTTATACTAGGTTTTGCAATCGTTATTGGCATTTCGATAGGGTTCAGTTACCTGTTTGAAATGGGGACGGAAAACAATCAATACATTGCCCGAACGGAGGTAACCTTGTCGGATTTTTTTCTTGCACTTGCCTCTGGTGCAGCAGGTGCATTATCCATTTTGAACCGTCTTTCTGGTAATCTTGTGGGGGTAATGGTAGCAGTTGCTCTGCTTCCACCAACCATTGCTATTGGTATATCCATCGGGCAGGCTTTGTGGATGGATACGCTTGGTTCCTTGTTGCTCGTGACCGTAAACACAACTTGTATTCTGCTGTCAGCGATTACCATATTTTCAATCAGCGGGATTCGTCCTGTCCGATGGCGTGAGGTGCAGAAGGCAAATGTGTCCAGAACATTTTCGTTTGTTTTTGTCGGAACGATTGTAGGAATTCTCGTTCTGGTTATCCTGGTTGGTCAAGGGATAAAATTTGAATAA